The DNA region CGGCTCACTGCCCCTCCACCACCGCTCTTCAGGATCCTTCGGGGTCCCTCTGGGCAGTAGGGGTTTGGCATGATGCCAGTGCTCACCCACGCaggggggtgggaaggcaggAAAGAGGCCAGCGGGACGGAGGATGCCCAGGAGAAACAAGAGACCCAGGTGGATGTGAATCTTTACTTAGAGAAAAGCAACAGAGCTAGAAgctcagggggcagggggcatcaGCGAGGGGTCCTGGAAGCAGGGGCACGACCACAGGATGTGAGAGCATCGGGCGAGGGCTGTCACAGGTGCCGGCGCGGGGCGCTGCCgagacagaggggaggaggggcgaGAGCGGGCGCTGCGAGGCGGGTACACGACCCCCCACCGCCCACCTGCGTGGGAACAAGTGCACGGCTGAGCCCCGCCCCGCCACTTCCAGTTCACgtgacccccccgcccccatcccctcctccccgcccctcccccccagccaccCTACCCGGGCTGCGGGGCGGGGGGCCTCCAcgggggggccgggggcgggacGCTGCCTGCCGCCTTCCGCGCCGCCTCTTTCTCTCCCAGCGCGGAGGCCTTGCCGGGGGGCTCggtggccgccgccgccgcccccgcccccgccgccgccgcccccgccgcgccCGCCTGGGTGGGCGCCTTGGGCCCCTCCTTGACGGCGCGGTAGCTCCCCCCCCAGGCCGAGGGTGTCTCCGTGCCGTGCTTGCGGCTCAGCGGGTAGGCCCCGATGGCGGCCAGGATGCTGCGGTGGCGCTCGGGGTCCATCTCGGTGTAGTACATCTCCAGGGTCAGCGGGGTGCAGATCTTGTGCTGCGGGAGGGGGCGGGTCAGGGGCGGGGTAGGAGGGCAGAGGGCGGCACCGGAGGCAGCCCGCCTCCCACGCTTCCACACGGACACCTCCGTGGGACCCTCCCTGGCACTCTGCCCAGCGGCATCCGAGCACGGGAAGGCCTGGACTGCCCCACGCCCCACCCCGTTCCGCAGCTCGCCAGGCCTTACCCGAAGCAGGAAGCCGTCGGGGCAGGTGAACTGGTCGTACCAGATGGCCTTGTACATGATTAGGACACAGCCCAGGAGCGCCATGGCAAAGGCGATCATCCGTGCGGTGGGCAGCTGCAGGGGCGGGTGAAAAGGAGAGGGACCCCGTGGAGGGGGCTGTGAAGCCGCGGCAAGGGCCAGGGCAGCGGTCAGGGGCTCACTGGCATCTGTCGGGGGAGCGCTTCTAGCTCCCAACaacagaggagaggagacagggcAGGTTTCACTGATGAAAACCAAAAGGCTTTAGAAATGGTATGctaaaaataaccaaaaccatCATTTAGTGAACTTA from Neomonachus schauinslandi chromosome 6, ASM220157v2, whole genome shotgun sequence includes:
- the CALY gene encoding neuron-specific vesicular protein calcyon — encoded protein: MVKLGCSFSGKPGKDPGDQDGATTDSVPLISPLDVSQLQPPFPDQVVIKTQTEYQLSSPDQPKKFPDLEAQKLACNHPEEGRRLPTARMIAFAMALLGCVLIMYKAIWYDQFTCPDGFLLRHKICTPLTLEMYYTEMDPERHRSILAAIGAYPLSRKHGTETPSAWGGSYRAVKEGPKAPTQAGAAGAAAAGAGAAAAATEPPGKASALGEKEAARKAAGSVPPPAPPWRPPAPQPGAPRRHL